The Terriglobales bacterium genomic sequence TCTCCGAAGAAGCGGCAGCGGATTTTCGCAACCGCGAGATTGGGTTCGTCTGGCAGTTTCATTATCTGCTGCCGGAATTCACCGCGGTTGAGAATGTGGCCATGCCCCTGCTGGTACGGGGACGTCATCGGCGCGAAGCCGAATCCGAAGCCCTGCAGTGGTTGCGCGAGGTGGGTTTACAGAACCGGGCGTATCATCGATCTGGCGAGCTTTCCGGTGGCGAGCAACAGCGAGTTGCGATCGCCAGGGCATTGGTTACTCGTCCGCAGCTGCTGCTGGCGGACGAACCTACCGGCGATTTGGATAACCAGACCGCCGAGGCGGTGTTTGCATTGATCGCTCGGCTTCATCGCGACTACGGTTTGACCTCCCTTATAGCCACCCATAACCTTGCGTTTGCGCGACGTTGTGATCGCGTTCTTCGGCTGGAGCGAGGGCGGCTGGAGGAGGTCTCGCCGGAGGTGCTGACGGCCTGATTTGGGACTTCGGTTTTGACGGTAAATATTCCGCAGGAGGTTGGGCATCTGAGTTTGGCACATTGCGTGCTCCTAGCTGAGGGTTACAGGTTCCCGCCAGCGTAGTGGGGACAGCAACGGGAGAATAGGTCGGGTTGGGCACAGACCTGGCTCCACATCGGTGGTAAGGTGATGCGGTGCTGATTTGCGTTCCCCGGGCCTGGGAGAGGGAAAATGTTTGAACGGTACACGGAAAAAGCCAGACGGGTAATTTTCTTCGCACGCTATGAAGCGAGCCAGTTTGGTTCTCCTTATATTGAAACGGAGCACCTGCTGCTCGGACTCTTGCGCGAAGACAAGGCCCTGACCAACCGGTTCCTGCGCTCGCACGCTTCGGTAGAATCCATTCGCAAGCAGATCGAGGGCCACACCACCATCCGGGAAAAGGTTTCCACCTCAGTGGACCTGCCGCTGAGCAATGAGTGCAAGCGGGTGCTTGCTTACGCCGCAGAAGAGGCGGAGCGCCTCTCCCACAAGCACATCGGCACCGAACATCTGCTTCTCGGCCTCCTGCGCGAAGAGAAGTGCTTTGCCGCGGAAATCCTTCATGAGCGGGGACTTCGTCTTTCCAGTGTCCGCGAAGAACTGGCTCGCACCTCCCAGGAAAAGGCTCAGCCTCAGCGCTCCCGCGAATCGTCCCTATTGAGCGAGTTTTCCCGTGATCTCACTCAGGCCGCCATGGATAACCAATTGGATCCATTGGTCGGACGCGAGTCTGAGTTGGAGCGCGTGGTGCAGATTCTCTGCCGCCGCACCAAGAACAATC encodes the following:
- a CDS encoding ABC transporter ATP-binding protein, giving the protein MESDLHLYLQHEVLHGEKLKKVFRSGSSDLVVFENLSLGVKHGEMVAIVGQSGAGKSTLLHILGALDRASEGDVYCAKEDLRSLSEEAAADFRNREIGFVWQFHYLLPEFTAVENVAMPLLVRGRHRREAESEALQWLREVGLQNRAYHRSGELSGGEQQRVAIARALVTRPQLLLADEPTGDLDNQTAEAVFALIARLHRDYGLTSLIATHNLAFARRCDRVLRLERGRLEEVSPEVLTA